The DNA region TCTGCACGATCGCGATCCGGATCGGTGCGACGCGGACCGTCCCGTTCGCGGTGTTCCAGACGCGCGTGAAATCGGACGGCCCGACCTGGATCCCGATCCGCGCGGCGTCCTCCTCGGAGAACGCGCAGGCGCTCGCCCCCGTATCGACCATCATCGGCAGCGAACGGCCGTCCAGAAGGGCGTTGACGAAGAAGTGGCCGTTGCGGCCAGCCTGGAGAGCCACACCGGCGGCGGCACTGCCCGCGAGATCCGGCTCCGGCGGCGGAGCGATGGCGCGCGCGACCGGCGCCGGTCGCACGCCGTCGCGCAGTTTCAGGACGGCCGTGACACCGAGGAAGCCGAGCAGGCAGATCAACAGGATTGTGCGCACGCGAATCCGCCCGTGACGTGGAGTGCCGGGGACCGGAGGTGTTCCGGGATCCCGGCGATCAGATGCCAGACCCGTGAAGGGATGGTGCGCGATGGCGAGCGCCGCCCGGACCCGCGCGCCGATTCCGCTCCACGTGGTGTCCAGACCGTCACCGCGATCCACCGATTGTCACGGCAAAGCCGCCGTGGCCGCGGCGCGGGGTTGACCGGCCCCGGACGGGGGGCCACATCTGCGTCTGTTCCAGGGAGATCCCCGGCAAGGGGCTGAGAAACCGCTGGCACGTCCGTCAGGACCTGCGGCGCGGAAATCCTTCGAACCTGATCCGGCTCATACCGGCGTAGGGATTGGACCGCGGCCGCCCGAAAGGCAGGCCACAGCTTCTCACCGAAGCGCACGGCCCGATCTCCGCGACGGCAATCCGCGGAGATGATTGTGCCCCTCGACCGACCCGCCTCACCGATCGGCCGCCGCCGCGATCCGGACGGCAGCGCTACGCCGACGCCCCTTCCGGCGCGGACCGACGTCGCGGTGGTCGGCGGCGGGCTGATCGGGCTGTCGATCGCGTGGCGCCTCGCCCGAGCTGGCCGTGCCGTGACGGTGCTGGAGCGGGACACGATCGGGGCGGGCGCGAGCCTCGCGGCCACCGGCATGCTGGCCCCGGCCGCCGAGCACGAGCCGGGCTCCGACCCGCTGCTCCCACTCGCCCTGGACTCGCTCCGTCTCTGGCCCGAGTTCCGCGACGCCCTGGAAGCGGAGTCAGGCCGCGCGATCGATTACCGGGCCGACGGCACCCTGGTGCTGGCGGTCGGCCGCGACGAGGTCGAGCGCCTGAGATTCCGCTACGACCTGCAGCGCCGCTCGGGGCTCGAGGCCACCTGGCTGCCGGGCAGCGAGGTGCGGCGCCTGGAGCCGGGCCTGCGCCCCTCCGTCACCGCCGGGATCCACTGCCCGCTCGACCATCAGGTCGATCCCCGTCTGGTCATGGACGCGCTCACCGAGGCCTGCCGCCGGGCCGGCGTGATCCTGGTGGAGCGGACCCCCGTCACCGGCCTCGACTGGTCGGGCGGCCGCGTGACCGGGATCCGCGCCGGCGACCGCGTCGCGGCGGCGGAGACCGTCATCCTCGCCTCCGGCGCCTGGAGCGGGGAGGGTGGTCTGCTGCCCGACGCGCTCGCCCTTCCGGTCCGCCCGCTGAAGGGCCAGTCTCTGGCCCTGCGCACCACCGCCCGCACCGGTACCCTGGCGCGGATGGTCTGGACCGAGCAGGTCCACATGGCGCCGAAGAGCGACGGCCATCTCGTCGTCGGCGCGACCGTCGAGGATTGCGGCTTCCGGCCCGGCGTCACCGCGGGCGGGCTCTACGCCCTGCTGGAGGGTGCCCGCCGGGTGCTTCCCGGGATCGAGGAGATGGAGGTCGAGGCGGTGTGGAGCGGCTACCGTCCGACCTCGGACGACGACGCCCCGATCCTCGACGCGATCGCCCCGGGCCTGGTCGCCGCCACCGGGCACCATCGCAACGGCTACCTGCTCGCCCCGGTCACCGCCGACGCGATTGCCGCGCTGGTGCTGCACGGCGCGCTGCCGGAGGTGGCGCGTCCCTTCACCCGCGCGCGCTTCGGCCAGCCGGAAGCGCTGAGGGCCTCGGCATGAAACTCCTCGTCAACGGTGAGCCCCGCGACTGCGCGGTCGAGACGGTGGACGCTCTCTTCCGCCTCGAGGCGGAAGAGAGCGGCATCGAGAGCCCGCAGGGCGTCGCCATCGCGCTGAACGGCCGGGTTCTGCGCCGCCGGGACTGGGGCGAGACCCCGGTCGCGGAGGGCGACCGCGTCGAGATCGTCCGCGCCATGCAGGGAGGTTGAGCATGGACCAGAATCACACGCCGCCGCGCTCCGAGCGTGGGGATGACAGCCTGACCATCGCCGGGGTCACGCTATCGTCTCGGCTGTTCATCGGCACCGCCGGCTACCCGACGCAGGCGATCATGCGCGACGCCGTTCAGGCGAGCGGCGCCGACGTGGTCACGGCCTCGATCCGCCGGGTCTCCCTCCAGGGCCACGGCTCGGACACGGTCAAGATCCTGAAGGGCAAGCGCTTCCTGCCGAATACCGCCGGCTGCGAGACGGCCCGGGACGCGATCATGACCGCCGAGCTCGCCCGCGAGGCGCTCGACACCAACTGGATCAAGGTCGAGGTCATCGGCGACCGGGAGACGCTCTACCCGGACGTGATGGAGTTGATCGAGGCCTGCCGCCACCTCGTGGACGACGGCTTCGTGGTGCTGCCCTACTGCAACGACGACCCGATCGTGTGCCAGCGCCTGGAGGATCTCGGCTGCGCCGCCGTGATGCCCATGGGCTCCCTGATCGGCTCCGGGATGGGGGTGGCCAACCCGGCCAATCTGGAGCTGATCTGCCGCCGGGCGAAGGTGCCGGTCGTCGTCGATGCCGGCATCGGCACGGCCTCGGACGCGGTGATCGCCATGGAGCTCGGCGCCTCCGCCTGCCTGATCAACACCGCCGTCGCCAAGGCCGACGATCCGGTGCGGATGGCCCACGCCATGGGCCGGGCCGTGGAGGCCGGGCGCGACGCGCACCTCGCCGGGCGGATCCCCCGCCGCGGCCGGGCCGAGCCGTCGAGCCCGCAGCTCGGCCTCGTCGGCTCGTGAGGGCGCTGCCGTCGCCGCTGCTCGCGGTGACGGACCGGCACGGGCATCCGCGGCCGCTCGCCGAGACCGTGCGGGCGGTCCTCGACGGCGGCGGGCGCTGGATCTGGTTCCGCGACAGGGACCTGGAGGCGGAGGCGCGCCTCCGCCTCGGCGCGGGCGTGGCCGAGCGCGTGCGGGCCGCGAACGGCGTCCTGACGGTCGGAGGCGATGTGGCGCTGGCGCGCGCGCTCGGTGCCGACGGCGTGCATCTCGTTGGCGGTTCGGAACCGGAGGCGATAGCGGCGGCGCGGGCCGCCCTGGGCGAGGCTGCGCTGATCGGCGTCTCGGCGCACACGCCGCGCGAGGCCGCGGCCGCCGCGAAGGCCGGCGCCGATTACGTGACCCTCAGCCCGATCTACCCGACCGCGAGCAAGCCCGGCTACGGACCGGCGCTTGGGCTGAAGGGCCTCGCCGCCGCACGTGCGGCGGGCCTGCCGACCGTGGCCCTGGGCGGTGTCGGTCCAGAGGTGATCGGGGCCTGTCGCGCGGCGGGGGCGGCGGGCTTCGCCGTCCTGGGTGGCCTGATGCGGGCCGTGGATCCGGCCGACGCGACCCGGGCTCTCCTGAAGGCCTGGGGCGCAGCGGAGTCTTCGGCGGCTCGCACAGCCACGTGAAAAACTGACCCCGTCTCTGCGAGCGCAGCGAAGCAATCTCGGGACACGCCGCGTTCGGCGATGACGCGCCGCCCTGGATTGCTTCGTGCCGCCCGCGAAGACAGCCGACGGTGCACCCGCCCTAGGAGTTGGAAGGCCCGTAGGGCGGTCGCGGGATCGCCCGGTGCGCCGCGCGCAGCGCCGCCGACCAGCGCTCGCGCAGATCGTGGAAGTAGCCCTCGCCGGCCTCGATCCTGTGATTCACCTCGAGCGTCAGCGCGTTCCGGCGGGCGACCGCGATGTCGATCGGCAGGCCGACGCCGAGATTCGACCGCATCGTCGAGTCCATCGAGACGAGGCTCACCTTCAGGGCGTCGTAGAGGTCGGTCGTGTACTTCACGGCCCGGTCGAGGATCGGCTTGCCGTATTTGTGCTCGCCGATCTGGAGGAACGGCGCGTCGGTGCTGCACTCGATGAAGTTGCCGGCCGAGTAGATCAGGTACAGCCGCATCTCGCCGTTGCCGATCTGGCCGCCGAACAGCAGCGAGATCGAGAACCGGATATTGGCCGCCTCGAACCCGTCCTTCTCGATCGAGCGCACCCGCCGGATGGCCCGGCCGATCAGCTGCGCCGCCTGGAACATGGTCGGCGCCTCGACGAGCTTCTGCGGCGGCTCGCCCTCCTCTTCGCCGGGCACGCCCTCTTGGAGCAGGCTGAGGACCGACTGGGTGATCGAGAGGTTGCCCGCCGAGGCGAGCATCATCACCCGCTCGCCCGGCACGTTGAAGTGGTGGAGCTTGCGGTAGGTCGAGATGTCGTCGAGCCCCGCATTGGTGCGGGTATCGGCGACCATGACCAGCCCCTCCTCCACCAGGACACCGACGCAGTAGGTCATCGTCTTCGGGCTCTCGTGCGGGTCGGCGGACCGGTGTCGGAACGATCAGGATTGAGCGGCGGCCCTGCCTTGCTCGACCCGCAGCTTCACGTCCAGTGTTTCAGTGCCACCGCCGGTGCGGCTGCCGCGGATCGGCGCCGCGCCGAGGTAGTCCAGGCCGGTCGCGACGCGGATGTAATTGTCCGCCGGGCTGACGTCGTGGCACGGGTCGAACGCCACCCAGCCGAGATTCGGCACCAGGGCCTCGACCCATCCGTGGGGCGCCTCGACATCCGCCTGGCCGTCGTCCCGGGCCCGGTAGCCGGCGACGTAGCGGGCCGGGACGCCGATGTGGCGGGCGGCGGCGATCAGGACGTGGGCAAGATCCTGGCAGACGCCGCTCCCGGCCGCGAACGCCTTGGCGGCCGGCACAGCGCTGCTCGCGGGACCGGGCTCGTGGGCCACCGCGCCGTGGACAGCGCCCATCAGCCGGTGGAGCCGGGTCAGGACCGCGCCGTCGCCCTCGGCGGCGACGCGCTCCGCGAAGGCGTGCAGATCCGGGCTCGCGGCACACAGGTCCGTGTCGCGCAGGTAGAACTCGTCCGGCAGGCGCTCCACCGTGCCGCGGACGACGCCGTGCGTGTCGTCGGTATCGACCTCGCCGGTGACGCGGATGGTCAGGGCGTCGGCCGGCTCGTCCGGGGTGAACCAGTGGACGACGTTGCCGAACCCGTCCTCGCGGGCGGTCAGCCGCCCGTCGACGGTGGTGTCGATCCGCCACCCGCGGACGTACTGCCCGTCATGGTCCCTCGGTGTCAGCCGGAGGACCTGCACGAGCCCGCGGGCCGGCTGCTCGTAGGTGTAGATGGTCTCGTGAACCACGCGGATGCGCATGCGCCGTCCTGTCCGTCCCGTTCAGCCGACCAGATACTGCTTGGCGATCGCCTCGCCCACCCTGTTGTTCTCGGCGATGAACGCCTCGACGAACTCGTGCAGCCCTGTGGCGAAGACCCGGTCGATATCCTCGCCCTCCAGCTTCGCCAACATGTTTCCCGCGAGGCGCTGGCTCGGGCCGCGGCGGCCGTAGGCGTCGGCGATCAGGTCGAGGTACTCGACGATCACGCCGTAGCAGTTCGCGAAGGAGCGCGGCATCTGCTTGTTGAGCATCAGCAGGTCGGCCACCAGCAGCGGCTTGATGCTCTCCCGGTAGACCCAGTGATAGGCGTTGAACGCCGACACTTCGCGCAGGATCGTGGTCCACTGGAAGTAGTCGAGGCTGCCGCCCACCGTCTCGTCGTGCGGCAGCAGGATCTGGTACTTCACGTCGAGGATGCGGGCGGTGTTGTCGGCCCGCTCGATCGCCGTG from Methylobacterium sp. NMS14P includes:
- a CDS encoding TIGR02281 family clan AA aspartic protease, with amino-acid sequence MRTILLICLLGFLGVTAVLKLRDGVRPAPVARAIAPPPEPDLAGSAAAGVALQAGRNGHFFVNALLDGRSLPMMVDTGASACAFSEEDAARIGIQVGPSDFTRVWNTANGTVRVAPIRIAIVQIGSITVRDVEAVVIPRGLLSTSLLGMSFLRRLRDFGVSGSTMTLRG
- the thiO gene encoding glycine oxidase ThiO, whose product is MIVPLDRPASPIGRRRDPDGSATPTPLPARTDVAVVGGGLIGLSIAWRLARAGRAVTVLERDTIGAGASLAATGMLAPAAEHEPGSDPLLPLALDSLRLWPEFRDALEAESGRAIDYRADGTLVLAVGRDEVERLRFRYDLQRRSGLEATWLPGSEVRRLEPGLRPSVTAGIHCPLDHQVDPRLVMDALTEACRRAGVILVERTPVTGLDWSGGRVTGIRAGDRVAAAETVILASGAWSGEGGLLPDALALPVRPLKGQSLALRTTARTGTLARMVWTEQVHMAPKSDGHLVVGATVEDCGFRPGVTAGGLYALLEGARRVLPGIEEMEVEAVWSGYRPTSDDDAPILDAIAPGLVAATGHHRNGYLLAPVTADAIAALVLHGALPEVARPFTRARFGQPEALRASA
- the thiS gene encoding sulfur carrier protein ThiS; this encodes MKLLVNGEPRDCAVETVDALFRLEAEESGIESPQGVAIALNGRVLRRRDWGETPVAEGDRVEIVRAMQGG
- a CDS encoding thiazole synthase; protein product: MDQNHTPPRSERGDDSLTIAGVTLSSRLFIGTAGYPTQAIMRDAVQASGADVVTASIRRVSLQGHGSDTVKILKGKRFLPNTAGCETARDAIMTAELAREALDTNWIKVEVIGDRETLYPDVMELIEACRHLVDDGFVVLPYCNDDPIVCQRLEDLGCAAVMPMGSLIGSGMGVANPANLELICRRAKVPVVVDAGIGTASDAVIAMELGASACLINTAVAKADDPVRMAHAMGRAVEAGRDAHLAGRIPRRGRAEPSSPQLGLVGS
- a CDS encoding thiamine phosphate synthase, encoding MRALPSPLLAVTDRHGHPRPLAETVRAVLDGGGRWIWFRDRDLEAEARLRLGAGVAERVRAANGVLTVGGDVALARALGADGVHLVGGSEPEAIAAARAALGEAALIGVSAHTPREAAAAAKAGADYVTLSPIYPTASKPGYGPALGLKGLAAARAAGLPTVALGGVGPEVIGACRAAGAAGFAVLGGLMRAVDPADATRALLKAWGAAESSAARTAT
- a CDS encoding peptidase; its protein translation is MTYCVGVLVEEGLVMVADTRTNAGLDDISTYRKLHHFNVPGERVMMLASAGNLSITQSVLSLLQEGVPGEEEGEPPQKLVEAPTMFQAAQLIGRAIRRVRSIEKDGFEAANIRFSISLLFGGQIGNGEMRLYLIYSAGNFIECSTDAPFLQIGEHKYGKPILDRAVKYTTDLYDALKVSLVSMDSTMRSNLGVGLPIDIAVARRNALTLEVNHRIEAGEGYFHDLRERWSAALRAAHRAIPRPPYGPSNS
- a CDS encoding transglutaminase family protein is translated as MRIRVVHETIYTYEQPARGLVQVLRLTPRDHDGQYVRGWRIDTTVDGRLTAREDGFGNVVHWFTPDEPADALTIRVTGEVDTDDTHGVVRGTVERLPDEFYLRDTDLCAASPDLHAFAERVAAEGDGAVLTRLHRLMGAVHGAVAHEPGPASSAVPAAKAFAAGSGVCQDLAHVLIAAARHIGVPARYVAGYRARDDGQADVEAPHGWVEALVPNLGWVAFDPCHDVSPADNYIRVATGLDYLGAAPIRGSRTGGGTETLDVKLRVEQGRAAAQS